The nucleotide window CACAAGTATATAAATAATTTAGTGTAAAAAACGACATTAAATGCAAATAAATAATCTATTTTCCTAGAGATTATGATAATTTAACAATAACAATGAAGGAAATTCATATTCTCATGATGGCATGCATATTGAAACAAAAGACTCATTTAAACATTATCAGTCCAGTGGGTTAGAGATTATATCAAACCATCTTCCATCAACCATAGGCATCAATCAAAAAGAATGAGCAACCAAATTGCCTCTGGCAGTACacattttcctgtgtgtgtgcctgtgtgtgtgtcagcagtctGCCTGCAATTCGGTCCTGTTTAAGTGTTTCAGCTTCCTGCTTTCCCCCAGCCAGTCTGATGTGTGTGAGCTCACCGTTTACAGTAATCAGAAACAgggagatgggaagagaagccAACAAAAAGGTGATTTTACAAGTGTTGGCAGGGTCATCTTTGACTACACCAAAACTTTACAAGGATGGAACCTCAAAAGCACAGTGGGCTGCTTGCTCCATTAGTGTTTTGAGAAAGGCTATTTTTGTCTATTTAAAGAGCTCAAACAAGGAGATTTCTTTGAAATGTAGAGGTCGGTGGGGGTTCTTTGCTTTTTCAAAAGAGGATTGTGAGATCAACTGTATGTGAAGCACCTCCCGAATATAAACTTACTGCGGGTTACCACCAAAACCAACTAGGCATTGACAGTGGAAAAAAGGACAcgacttttctctccctccgcgTTCCCTCTGTCCAGGATCATGTTTCACATATAATTCCAGATGCTGGGGAGGCTGACAGGAGAAGTAGGGAAGACACTCAAGATAACAACGTGTGAAGTGAAGCACAGCTGTGtctcctcactacacacacatatacacacactaacaggttTCTATAGAAAATTGTAAGCCCTATTCTTCGAGGTGGAATGTCCCACTTTGTGCTGTGCAAACAGGGCTTTCAAAAAACAATCTCCACTGTCCACATATTCACAATACATATGAATTGAATCAGTGAATCTGAGGATTTTTTGGAGAACTAGATCGCGGTTTACTTTGGTTGCTGAAGAGTTTGTGCATGATATACTGTAGCTTTAACCTGCTGGTTAGTGTCCCTGAATTAGGGCTTCATAACTATGCAGTCAGACCGTCAAATTAACCTTGGTGGTTAAAGAAAGCTATCAAGTCAATTAAATTCTTGTTAGCATTTCTCGGATTTCCAGGGAGTAAAATAAAGGTTTGAGAGCCAATCACTGATTAACACAAAGCTGTTCAGAGAGAGGGCGGCACTTTCCACAAAAGCTAAACCCTCATTTCaaccacacacattctctttcaCTTAGGGGAGTGTCAAAGGTGCACCCTGTAAGTTACGAGGGAAGGGAAATCCTAGCAGAGCGAAAGGAGAGGTCATATAATTCAGTCACAAACAATGGCCAAGAATGATCTACAGGGGCATTTAGTGTGTTGCGCCATTACGTAACCCAGTTTTAACACCCAGACTTTATAATGTTTACCCTCAAAAAATAAAGTTGAACATATGTGCTCAGTAGGGAACTGCTATACAGACAAACAACAGTCTCAGTAATAATGAACGGTCAATAATGCACTGGAATTACTGGACAGAGTCGAGGAATCATTAGGTTCACTTGGTTATATTTATGCCTTAATGTCCCGGGAGAGATGACTCAGACAGATGAGTTTACTtaggagtacatgcatgtagacAAATTGTTCACTGTctggtatttatttatttattatttattcatttatttttcagGGACAATGCACACCAATCAACAGCAAAACTGTAAGTGAGCCAGACTTAGCCAGCGAGGCTAATTTCCATCTGCTGTAATCATTAGGTTATATGATTGAGAGTAGTTACTAGGCTTTCCATTTCGCATAAGGTTGTTTCTGGAAGGTGCATTTTTGGCCTTTTATGTATTTACTGGACAGAGATggttacagagagacaggaaacaaATGGGACCACAATGCAGTAGGGTTTTTACTCTATTGTAGTTCaagtagagaggaagagaggcacacACTTGACCACAAATGACCTCTACATCTGTCATAAATAAGGTCAGCGGGTCAGATAAGGTCACATGATGTCACCAACTTGCCATGCCTCTTACTTGTTTCCAGGTTAACATGTGGTGCTGTTGGACTCTGGCCACCTTGCTGTGGGTATCCACAGCAACACCAGCCCTCAGCCAAAGTGGGGATGGCGACGGGGAATCAGGATCTGGATTCGGCATTTCTATGATAATCTTGTCTAGTAATGCCTCACAAGAGGTTGGCGACGAGCCTGCCAGGACGCAAAACAAAGTTTGGGTCACATCCTCAACCTCACTATCCCAACCTTTGCCATCCCATCCCTCACCATCACAACCTTCACCATCACAACCCTCACCATCACAACCCTCACCATCACAACCCTCACCATCACAACCCTCACCATCTCAACCCTTACCATCACAACCCTCACCATCACAACCCTCGCCGTCACAACCCTTACCATCACAACCCTCGCCGTCACAACCCTTACCATCACAACCCTCACCATCACAACCCTCACCGTCACAACCCTCACCATCACAACCCTCACCATCTCAACCCTTGCCATCACAACCCTCACCGTCACAACCCTCGCCGTCACAACCCTTACCATCACAACCCTCGCCGTCACAACCCTTACCATCACAACCCTCGCCGTCACAACCCTTACCATCACAACCCCTGCCGTCACAACCCTCACCATCACAACCCTCGCCGTCACAACCCTCACCATCACAACCCTTGCTGTCACAACCCTTACCATCACAACTCTTGCCGTCACAACCCTCCCCATCACAACCCTCGCTGTCACAACCCTTACCATCACAACTCTTGCCGTCACAACCCTCCCCATCACAACCCTCGCTGTCACAACCCTTACCATCACAACCCTTACCATCACAACCCTTGCCGTCACAACCCTCACCATCACAACCCTCACCATCACAACCCTCACCTTCTCAACCCTCACCATTACAACCCTCACCATCACAACCCTCACCATCAAAACCCTTGCCATCAAAAATCTCACCATCACAACCCTCACCTTCTCAACCCTCACCATCACAACCCTTGCCATCACAATCCTCACCATCACAACCGTCACAATCACAACCGTTGCCATCAACATTTTCACCTTCCAAATCACCACCAGCACCAACCTTGCTCTACGAGCCCAGGCCAGACGAGTGCTCGGTCCACTTTCACACCAGCCAGGCCGACTCCAGGAGCCTCAAGgcccagagagagaagctgacCTACCTAAAGGCCATCCAGCACGGCAACCAGGCAGTGATAGAGAACCTGATCCAGTACGTGGGAGCTGAGCTGGGGGAGCAGAGCTACGAGGATGTGATCCAGGAGAATGTGGTGGGAATCAGGGATGACCACCTGAGCTGTGACGGGCTGGTGAAGAAGGTGTCAGAGGACCTGGAGGGGCAACTGGAGGGGGATGTGGAAGAGGCCCTGGCTGAGATGCAAAAGTGAGTGTGAGGGGTGGGGAAGAATCTGTGACATAGAGGAAAGATTAGTGCAAAGGACTACGGTACCTTCCATGTATAGAGAGTGCTGTAAGGAGATACAGGGACAAAGGAATGTGTGGATTCTTACCATAGATTGACAAGAAGTAATTAAGGATACAGAAGAGATTGTTAATTCAGGGTTGGAGAAATTAATTTGCCTAGAGATCTCCATCTTTGTATTTCATGTGTTCCATCCTCATTAGCTGTCATCTCTCGTTGATTGTTGTCTTTCCTAATACACAACCCCCTCATTCACAGACATCCATCTTGGGCCTCTAAGGCTTCCACCTAATTATCTTAATCAGGCCTTCTCCGGGTTTCCAACAATGAGAGTCAGGGAGGAAACTGTCTTCAGCTTCCTCTTCTGAAAGCCTCAGCGGCAGCCAGGGAAAATGTGGGGTTGGCTCTTGTGTTTATTTTAAGAATGCCCTGGACACTGTTTAAATAAACTCCtcaatccccccctcctctttttccttccttctctcctcacttctTCCCTCCATTTCTTCCTTACTGAGCCACTAACCgtcagttatgtgagaagagaaccAGCCTGGCTAGCAAGGATCCGACTGGATTTACTGGGCCACTATGCCTGTGTCTCCTCCTTGCCTCGGTCCCCAGATCCCACAACCACCTAGCTTACCCcttttcctctacctctccaccccctcccccctcttcctcctccttccccttctaATGCCGGCTGTTTGCTCCTTCGTTCCCAGAATCAAAGAGGAGTCGCTGGCCTTTGAAGGCATGCTCCGTGCAGCTGCAGATATTGCCAGCAGGCTGGAAGTCTCCTCACAGGCTCTGCATGCCTCCTTCACCAGGCAGCTGAAAGACAAACATGCTGTCCTCCATCATTAAGGAGGAGATGCCTGGGCAACAGCACCATGCAAAACATCTAACAGTGTTTGGCTCAGACTGGCCGATAATCCACCTCTGTCTGTGACTCTCCCCAGAACAGCCCTTGATTTTCCGGAAACCTGCAGGTTTTTCTTCAAATGTGCTGTGGATTGTTCTATTTAGTGGATCTTGAGTGGATAGACAGGGAAATCTATCCCCCCAAGGGTAGGGGGGGAGATTTATAATAGTTTTAAGACCATATGACATGAACTCTTTCAAGTGTGCAATGCTCTCTACAGTGGCTACCCATGTGTGAGGAAAAGCTATTGTTGTAAACAAACGCAAGCTATGTTTTTCTATTTCGGTGCAATACAACAGAGTAGCTCATTCTGTTCAGCATATATTAGTTGAGTGAATTGAGTGTATTTCAAAACACACTTTCTATCAATGTTTTATTCCTGGAAAGATCAAATAACATGTATACATTATAATTGTGTTGGTTTGTCTGAACGAAACAGCATGTTGCATGTTGTATTCTGTTGTGTTGTTAGCTATCAAAATTGCAATAGCATTGAACTTGTGTGTCTGCCAAACAAAGAGCTGAACGTGTCTGGGTCTGACTGTCCTGGTTCAAGGGCAagactggaggctgggagaATGCTCTGGGGCTGCTTTTTTGGAGAAGATTTCCCTTTTATAGAGCAAAGAAAGGTTATTGGGgccagaggggcaggggggtgcagggggaatGTGGGGCCTCTCAAGGTGTAACAAGACTTTGTTCAGATGGGttactttatttacatttagttatttgcagacactcttattcagagagacttacagtaagtacagggacaagacaagtagggtgaagtgcctagtCCAgcgacacaacatcattttgcacggccaggaatcgacgCGGCAGCCTTCTGGTctgtagcccgattccctaaccgctcagccatctgacccccatttaGTTAAGGTTACATAAGGGAAGCTTGAGAGAAGCTCTGAGTAAACGGTGGTGCTCGAGAGAAGACGGGTTCTGCAAGACTTTCTTCTTTGACCCCCTGAACGGTCAACACAGGATAATGACTTATCTCTTTCTTATCACTACAGGGGTGGGGGACATGTGACTCCTGGCAACTTGATTCATGCAAGGAAACCCAGTGTATGAGTATCAACTTGAGGATATCTTTTAGttcctcttcttcatcatcaCTGAATGGAACAAGATTCGATTTTCACCTAAAGTGCATATTTAGTACAGGCCTGTACACTCAATATGACAAAGGGTTTAGACTGTTGTGATAAGTTGATAAATGTATCTACATTTACTGTCTTGTTTGAATATGAAGTATCCTATATCAACTGGCAAGTATAGTGTTTTTAAAGGTAGTAAATAAAAATGCATGGCAAAACAAATAACTAAATTTCAAGTGTGGTACTATTTCGAAATGGTGAAACTGTTACTAGAGACTTTTTTTGCCAAAGAATAACTGAAGAAATGTTTTCACCTGTTCTTCTCTCTAGCTGCACTTGATAGTAACAGCAGAAAATTGCCTTACTGATGAGATTCCCTTTTAATGAAGAAAATCCCACTAACATGTTATGCTGATTGAACTATTGATGAAGTATCTTTGATTAAGTAAAATGCATAAAATAGGCCATTTCTAATTCTGCCAGTCTCTAACTAAATAATCAGACATTAATTTAATCAAAACCATGGAAGTAATCATTTAATGATATCAACTTTCAGATTTTTAACCCTGTGGGAACGAGGTAGATACCCTACCTTGTACAGTCGAACACGCTTTAGGCTAATGAAATACTAATATATTTGTCAGCCTAATTTGTTGAGGGACGTCAGTTTCGTGTAAGTCCCTCCTTTATCGTCCCCATCCAATGGGCAGAGGAATGACCGCAAAGTGGGCTGCGCTGAcagtcagagaaggagggaggactggTCGCGAAACATTCTGTTTATCTTTTTTATAAATCAGGGAGGATGGTTTTGAGCAGGTCGTATTGGAAAAACATACAACTGAAACTACTTAAAATCTAACGAAATTACACTTTTGGGTCAATTAAACGTTGTCGGCGCGTGAGCGGATGCCAGAATGAAGGTTGTAAAAAGGATGCGTAAAAGTTACAACCGTGCGTAACTTAAGCGCGCGATGGATAAATGTTGGTAATATAATCAACTGTGGATTCCGTTATTGTgacatttaaactttaaaatgtgtgAGTACACTTCTCAGTCTATGAAGCATCAGAATCTAAATTCAGATGCA belongs to Osmerus mordax isolate fOsmMor3 chromosome 8, fOsmMor3.pri, whole genome shotgun sequence and includes:
- the si:ch211-142k18.1 gene encoding uncharacterized protein si:ch211-142k18.1 translates to MWCCWTLATLLWVSTATPALSQSGDGDGESGSGFGISMIILSSNASQEVGDEPARTQNKVWVTSSTSLSQPLPSHPSPSQPSPSQPSPSQPSPSQPSPSQPSPSQPLPSQPSPSQPSPSQPLPSQPSPSQPLPSQPSPSQPSPSQPSPSQPSPSQPLPSQPSPSQPSPSQPLPSQPSPSQPLPSQPSPSQPLPSQPLPSQPSPSQPSPSQPSPSQPLLSQPLPSQLLPSQPSPSQPSLSQPLPSQLLPSQPSPSQPSLSQPLPSQPLPSQPLPSQPSPSQPSPSQPSPSQPSPLQPSPSQPSPSKPLPSKISPSQPSPSQPSPSQPLPSQSSPSQPSQSQPLPSTFSPSKSPPAPTLLYEPRPDECSVHFHTSQADSRSLKAQREKLTYLKAIQHGNQAVIENLIQYVGAELGEQSYEDVIQENVVGIRDDHLSCDGLVKKVSEDLEGQLEGDVEEALAEMQKIKEESLAFEGMLRAAADIASRLEVSSQALHASFTRQLKDKHAVLHH